The proteins below come from a single Bryobacter aggregatus MPL3 genomic window:
- a CDS encoding ABC transporter permease — translation MVSTTLRQLRRSPSFTVFSILILALGIGSAVAIFSVVNALILRPLPYPHSDKIVRVMYKVPQRGLRRNVSGPDFMDWKAQAQSFAAMAAFNGGEMGVTVNGRGIFQELYYVTPDFFQVFEVQPKLGTLPDAHSAVIGSGFWKQHFGSSPAALGQTLKIDQKLYTIAGVMPDEFAFPAKAAVWILTDSDPATQNRTANNFRAVGRLKTEVNPESAQAELDTIAARIAAQYPGSHKDRGIGMLRIQDEIAAPYKDTLALLFGAAVLILLIACANVSSLTLAKVQARQREFAVRASVGATSSRIIGQVVLESLAIGLSSGAVGILLAVWMIQGIASRFAAQIDWRVVAFAALTATLSSLLFGLYPAWKVSRVDLSLGLKSGGQRGMVGGGSGWFRRGLAAGQVAISLVMLCGALLLVRSMSRLMTVDMGMDTKNVLVNYMHVPAEKLEGYLAATQTFREVLRELRESPQVASASAIMGMPTGKYGSDGFYSIAGQPTPKDLNQAPQAGFRVTAPGFFETMRIPLRQGRDFTDNDRFEGQFVAIINESLAKQSFPGMDPIGRQIICGFDSPKPMTIVGVVGDVRHNGLAAEQRAELYMPMQQHPYHSNELQVAIRAKGDAAPLAELARQVAARHNPDIAVESLTLESMIAESVAAPRMRSLLLTIMAGLALVLAAAGLYGVLAFLVSQRLPEFGLRVALGARNTDIVALVWKEAGLILGIGFAVGAVLVWGLGNLIRGFLFGVEARDPWSAAVATLVLGAVALLAALIPSLGATKADPMTVLRSE, via the coding sequence ATGGTTTCAACCACGCTCCGCCAATTGCGGCGTTCCCCCAGCTTCACTGTCTTCAGTATTTTGATCCTCGCACTCGGAATCGGGAGCGCTGTTGCGATCTTTAGCGTCGTCAATGCCCTCATTCTGAGACCGCTTCCCTACCCGCATAGCGACAAGATCGTTCGAGTGATGTACAAGGTGCCGCAGCGCGGGCTGCGGCGCAATGTGTCAGGGCCGGACTTTATGGATTGGAAAGCCCAGGCACAGTCCTTTGCCGCCATGGCGGCCTTCAATGGCGGAGAGATGGGTGTTACGGTGAATGGACGCGGGATCTTTCAGGAACTGTACTATGTGACTCCGGATTTCTTCCAGGTCTTTGAGGTGCAGCCGAAGCTCGGAACTCTTCCTGATGCCCATTCGGCCGTGATCGGTTCCGGGTTCTGGAAGCAGCATTTTGGAAGCTCTCCTGCGGCGCTCGGACAAACGCTGAAGATCGATCAGAAGCTGTACACGATTGCGGGCGTAATGCCGGATGAGTTTGCGTTTCCGGCCAAGGCGGCCGTGTGGATCTTAACCGACAGCGACCCGGCCACCCAGAACCGGACGGCAAACAACTTTCGCGCCGTGGGCCGTCTGAAGACCGAAGTGAATCCCGAGAGCGCACAAGCGGAACTCGATACAATTGCCGCCCGGATTGCCGCCCAGTATCCTGGCTCACACAAAGACCGTGGCATTGGGATGCTGCGGATCCAGGACGAGATTGCGGCGCCTTACAAGGACACGCTCGCGCTGCTATTTGGCGCCGCTGTGCTGATTCTGCTGATTGCGTGCGCGAATGTCTCCAGCTTGACGCTGGCCAAGGTGCAGGCGCGGCAGCGGGAGTTTGCCGTGCGCGCCTCAGTGGGCGCCACAAGTTCGAGGATTATCGGACAGGTGGTGCTCGAAAGCCTTGCCATCGGACTGAGCAGCGGCGCGGTGGGGATTCTGCTGGCGGTGTGGATGATCCAGGGCATTGCGTCGCGCTTTGCCGCGCAGATCGACTGGCGCGTCGTGGCTTTCGCCGCATTGACAGCGACGCTGTCGAGCCTGCTCTTTGGGCTCTATCCGGCCTGGAAGGTTTCGCGCGTGGACCTCTCTCTCGGATTGAAATCCGGCGGACAGCGCGGGATGGTGGGCGGTGGCAGTGGCTGGTTCCGTAGAGGACTGGCAGCGGGACAAGTGGCGATTTCGCTGGTGATGTTGTGCGGCGCGCTCCTCCTGGTGCGCAGCATGTCGCGGCTGATGACCGTCGATATGGGGATGGACACAAAGAATGTTCTCGTCAACTACATGCATGTTCCGGCCGAGAAGCTGGAAGGCTATCTCGCTGCAACCCAGACCTTCCGTGAGGTGCTGCGTGAGTTGCGCGAATCTCCCCAGGTTGCCTCGGCCAGCGCGATCATGGGCATGCCAACGGGCAAGTACGGATCAGATGGCTTCTATTCGATTGCGGGACAGCCGACGCCGAAGGATCTGAATCAGGCTCCACAAGCGGGCTTTCGCGTCACAGCACCTGGCTTCTTTGAGACGATGCGAATTCCGCTGCGCCAGGGCCGCGACTTTACGGACAACGATCGATTCGAAGGGCAGTTCGTCGCGATCATCAACGAGAGCCTGGCCAAGCAAAGCTTCCCGGGCATGGATCCGATCGGCCGGCAGATCATTTGCGGCTTCGATAGCCCGAAGCCAATGACGATTGTTGGCGTGGTAGGCGATGTGCGGCATAACGGACTGGCTGCCGAGCAGCGAGCGGAACTCTACATGCCGATGCAACAGCACCCTTATCATTCGAATGAACTGCAGGTGGCGATTCGGGCCAAGGGCGACGCGGCTCCGCTCGCGGAGCTGGCACGGCAGGTAGCGGCGCGCCACAATCCGGACATCGCCGTGGAGTCGTTGACTCTGGAATCGATGATTGCCGAGAGCGTGGCCGCTCCACGGATGCGCAGCCTGCTCTTGACGATCATGGCGGGCTTGGCGCTGGTATTGGCCGCCGCTGGACTCTATGGCGTGCTCGCTTTCCTGGTGTCGCAACGATTGCCGGAGTTTGGATTGCGGGTAGCGCTGGGAGCTCGGAACACGGACATTGTGGCGCTGGTGTGGAAAGAAGCAGGTCTGATTCTGGGGATCGGGTTCGCCGTCGGCGCGGTGCTCGTGTGGGGATTGGGCAACTTGATTCGCGGCTTCCTGTTTGGAGTGGAGGCGAGAGATCCCTGGAGCGCAGCGGTGGCGACACTCGTGCTGGGAGCGGTCGCTTTGCTGGCGGCATTGATTCCATCGCTCGGTGCAACTAAGGCCGATCCGATGACAGTGCTACGTTCGGAATAG
- a CDS encoding N-acetylglucosamine-6-phosphate deacetylase yields MSTKCFGFDYRTGDAVRVDFAAAIESVSELFPVPEGIDTWIAPAFIDLQVNGFAGVDYCSPHSSLEEIARSIREQFATGVARLYPTVITGSEADMQGALRNLARAKRELPEGEAFEAIHAEGPFISAEDGPRGAHPRLQARAPHIEEWRRMQDAAEGHIRLLTLSPEYEGSAKFIEEVVSSGVVVSIGHTKATREQILDAVSAGATMSTHLGNGAHAVLPRHPNYIWEQLAEDRLTASFIVDGIHLPPSFLKVALRAKGIERSVIVTDAVMPAGCAPGDYRLGEVEVTLHPGDKVTLRDGNRLAGSALKMHVGVSNLMRLGGLTLREAVTMATTNAARAGRVGSRIRGLNPGDRGDLIEFRLNHTTKEITILRTWLSGRLVYENPN; encoded by the coding sequence ATGTCTACAAAATGTTTTGGGTTCGACTACCGAACGGGCGACGCCGTTCGCGTCGACTTCGCTGCTGCCATTGAGTCTGTCAGCGAACTTTTTCCTGTTCCCGAAGGAATCGACACCTGGATTGCTCCGGCCTTCATCGATCTCCAGGTGAACGGCTTTGCGGGCGTTGACTACTGTTCTCCGCATTCCTCGCTCGAAGAAATCGCCCGTTCCATCCGGGAGCAGTTTGCTACTGGGGTGGCGCGTCTCTATCCCACGGTCATCACCGGGAGCGAGGCGGATATGCAAGGCGCACTCCGCAATTTGGCCCGTGCCAAGCGCGAGCTGCCTGAGGGCGAAGCTTTCGAAGCGATCCATGCCGAAGGCCCCTTCATCTCTGCCGAAGATGGCCCTCGCGGTGCCCACCCCCGGCTCCAAGCCCGTGCGCCTCACATCGAAGAATGGCGCCGGATGCAGGACGCTGCTGAAGGCCACATCCGTCTGCTCACGCTTTCGCCCGAATACGAGGGTTCCGCCAAGTTCATTGAAGAGGTGGTCAGTAGTGGAGTTGTCGTGAGCATCGGCCATACGAAGGCCACCCGCGAGCAGATTCTCGATGCCGTTTCTGCCGGAGCCACGATGTCGACACACCTCGGCAACGGCGCCCACGCCGTACTCCCGCGGCACCCGAATTACATCTGGGAGCAGCTTGCCGAAGACCGTCTCACCGCGAGCTTTATCGTCGATGGCATTCATCTGCCGCCCAGCTTTCTCAAGGTCGCCCTGCGGGCCAAGGGCATCGAACGCAGCGTGATTGTCACGGACGCTGTGATGCCCGCAGGCTGCGCTCCGGGCGACTATCGGCTCGGCGAAGTGGAAGTCACTTTGCATCCAGGAGATAAGGTCACCTTACGCGACGGCAATCGGCTAGCCGGCTCGGCCCTGAAGATGCACGTCGGCGTTTCTAACCTGATGCGTCTCGGTGGCCTGACGCTGCGCGAAGCGGTCACCATGGCAACGACCAACGCTGCCCGTGCAGGACGTGTGGGCAGCCGCATCCGCGGACTCAACCCGGGAGATCGCGGCGACCTCATCGAGTTCCGCCTCAACCACACGACCAAAGAGATTACGATTCTCCGCACCTGGCTCTCCGGCCGCCTGGTCTACGAAAATCCAAACTGA
- a CDS encoding M48 family metalloprotease produces MPTRSLLSVLLCSTLLVAQSSKLKDIKPGWNLFSKDQDVQMGKEYSQQIEQQLDVLPNGPLNDYVARLGKVIAAQPQAGGFPYTFKVVNEPSINAFALPGGPIYVHSGILLNAENESQVVGVIAHEVSHIALRHSTNQVTKSNALQIPAMIAGVYGQMKGGMIGTLAQLGVGLGANSLIMKFSRTAESQSDLLGARMMSQAGYNPIEMARFFEILEQKYGKGGSQFFSDHPNPGNRVKAVSEEITLLPRKDYTADTGQFERMKMLAKQLPAPKKKTATAGGGQVPNQPAQNSDGTRTWTGDRFRVNYPGDWVGLGEPNSPSVTLAPREGIKQEGNSTQIGLGVIISQYQDDDGKFDFKQDTQKLIAQIQQQNASMSRNAPQINQNSINGRKVYVTRLMSKSPLDGGNEIDTVVTMEHRGGLVYLVFIAPERDMNNLQKNFDNIVNSFTLL; encoded by the coding sequence ATGCCCACTCGTAGCCTACTCTCCGTTTTGCTTTGTTCGACCCTGCTTGTTGCGCAAAGCAGCAAGCTGAAAGACATCAAACCTGGCTGGAATCTTTTCTCGAAAGATCAGGATGTCCAGATGGGAAAAGAGTACTCCCAGCAAATTGAACAACAGTTGGATGTCCTGCCAAACGGCCCGCTCAATGACTATGTGGCGCGGCTCGGGAAAGTGATCGCAGCACAGCCCCAGGCGGGTGGTTTTCCTTACACCTTCAAAGTGGTCAATGAGCCGAGTATCAATGCCTTCGCCTTGCCAGGAGGACCGATCTATGTGCATTCCGGCATTCTGTTGAATGCAGAGAATGAAAGCCAGGTGGTTGGGGTGATCGCGCACGAAGTTTCTCATATCGCGCTGCGGCATTCGACCAATCAAGTCACCAAGAGCAATGCACTCCAGATTCCGGCCATGATCGCAGGAGTGTATGGACAGATGAAAGGTGGCATGATTGGAACGCTGGCGCAGTTGGGTGTTGGATTGGGCGCCAATAGTCTGATCATGAAGTTTTCGCGAACGGCAGAAAGCCAGTCCGATCTGTTGGGCGCCCGCATGATGTCGCAGGCCGGATACAACCCGATCGAGATGGCACGCTTCTTCGAAATTCTGGAACAGAAGTATGGCAAAGGTGGTTCGCAGTTCTTCTCCGATCATCCGAACCCTGGCAATCGCGTCAAGGCCGTGAGCGAGGAGATCACCTTACTGCCACGCAAGGATTACACAGCCGACACCGGGCAGTTTGAAAGGATGAAGATGCTGGCCAAGCAGTTGCCGGCTCCGAAGAAGAAGACAGCAACGGCCGGCGGCGGACAGGTGCCCAATCAGCCTGCACAGAACTCCGATGGCACGCGCACCTGGACCGGCGATCGATTCCGGGTGAATTATCCGGGCGACTGGGTGGGCCTCGGGGAGCCGAATAGCCCTTCGGTGACGCTTGCGCCACGCGAGGGAATCAAGCAGGAAGGCAACTCCACACAAATCGGGTTAGGCGTGATCATCTCGCAGTATCAGGACGATGATGGAAAGTTCGATTTCAAACAAGACACGCAGAAGCTGATTGCCCAAATCCAGCAGCAGAATGCATCGATGAGCCGCAATGCACCGCAGATCAATCAGAACTCGATCAATGGCCGGAAGGTCTATGTCACGAGGCTGATGTCCAAGTCACCACTCGATGGGGGCAATGAGATCGATACAGTGGTGACGATGGAACATCGCGGCGGGTTGGTCTACCTGGTGTTCATTGCTCCGGAACGGGACATGAACAACCTGCAAAAAAATTTTGATAACATCGTCAACTCTTTTACGTTATTGTAG
- a CDS encoding HAD family hydrolase: MKFDAILFDFDGTLVDSEPIHYECWQAVLKPFGVSLSWEEYCRNCIGVSDRKMIQNLSAEVGVEFDALYAQYPVKKEMLRDKMLANPHMPATTRDLFRELQGWRIGLVTSSFRLEVEPVLQTLHLDKHFETMVFGDQVANLKPHPEPYLEAARRMGVSNPLVFEDSNAGLTSARAAGFEAIHVAKAEDLAGLLRARLLN, encoded by the coding sequence GTGAAGTTTGATGCTATTTTGTTCGATTTCGACGGAACCCTCGTCGACAGTGAACCCATCCATTATGAGTGCTGGCAAGCAGTACTGAAGCCATTTGGCGTCTCGTTGAGCTGGGAGGAGTACTGCCGGAACTGTATCGGCGTCTCCGACCGGAAGATGATTCAGAATCTATCCGCAGAAGTGGGGGTTGAGTTCGACGCCCTGTACGCGCAGTATCCCGTCAAGAAGGAGATGCTGCGCGACAAGATGCTCGCCAACCCGCATATGCCTGCCACAACGCGGGACTTGTTTCGAGAACTGCAAGGCTGGCGCATCGGACTGGTGACTTCCAGCTTTCGTCTTGAGGTGGAGCCGGTATTGCAGACCCTGCACCTGGACAAGCACTTTGAAACGATGGTATTTGGAGACCAGGTGGCGAATCTGAAGCCCCATCCGGAACCCTATCTCGAAGCGGCGCGACGGATGGGTGTCAGCAATCCATTGGTGTTTGAAGATAGCAACGCCGGGCTGACCAGTGCGCGCGCCGCAGGGTTTGAAGCCATTCACGTCGCAAAGGCTGAAGATCTGGCCGGGTTATTGCGTGCCCGCTTGTTAAACTGA
- a CDS encoding branched-chain amino acid transaminase: MKPTEKIWHNGQLINWQDATIHVLSHVVSYGSAVFEGVRCYETKNGPAVFRLNEHVRRLFDSAKVYRMDMSKFTQEQVASAMVELVQVNKMKSCYFRPIVLRGYGVIGVNGTGNPTECYIACWEWGKYLGPEAMEQGVDVCVSSWNRMAPNTLPALAKSAGNYNNSQLINMEAKENGYSEGIALDVNGLISEGSGENIFAVRDGIVYTPSLATSVLPGITRDSVVKIAKSLGYQVIETGIPREFLYVADEVFFTGTAAEVTPIRSIDRITIGAGRRGPITEKIQSKFFGIVNGSLPDEFGWLTPVPQPIAV, translated from the coding sequence ATGAAGCCCACCGAAAAAATATGGCACAACGGACAGCTGATCAACTGGCAAGACGCGACGATTCACGTCCTTAGCCACGTCGTCAGTTATGGGAGTGCCGTGTTCGAGGGCGTTCGTTGCTATGAGACAAAGAATGGCCCTGCCGTGTTTCGTTTGAACGAACACGTCCGCCGTCTCTTCGACTCAGCCAAAGTCTACCGGATGGACATGAGCAAGTTCACCCAGGAGCAGGTTGCGAGCGCCATGGTCGAACTCGTTCAAGTGAACAAGATGAAGAGCTGCTACTTTCGCCCGATCGTACTTCGCGGCTATGGTGTCATCGGCGTGAATGGCACCGGAAACCCCACCGAATGCTACATCGCCTGCTGGGAGTGGGGCAAGTATCTCGGTCCGGAAGCCATGGAACAGGGCGTCGACGTCTGCGTCTCCAGTTGGAACCGCATGGCCCCCAACACTCTGCCTGCTCTTGCCAAGAGCGCTGGCAACTATAACAACTCACAACTGATCAACATGGAAGCCAAAGAGAACGGCTACTCCGAAGGCATCGCTCTCGACGTCAATGGTTTGATCAGCGAAGGCTCCGGTGAGAACATCTTTGCTGTGCGCGACGGCATTGTTTATACGCCTTCCCTCGCCACCAGCGTTCTGCCCGGCATCACCCGCGACAGCGTCGTCAAGATCGCCAAGAGCCTTGGCTACCAGGTCATCGAGACTGGCATTCCGCGCGAGTTCCTCTACGTTGCCGACGAAGTCTTCTTTACAGGCACGGCAGCAGAAGTTACGCCGATCCGCAGCATCGATCGCATCACCATCGGCGCAGGCCGCCGCGGTCCGATCACGGAAAAGATCCAGTCCAAGTTCTTTGGAATTGTGAATGGAAGCTTGCCGGATGAATTCGGTTGGCTCACACCGGTGCCGCAACCGATCGCCGTTTAG